A window of Zingiber officinale cultivar Zhangliang chromosome 5A, Zo_v1.1, whole genome shotgun sequence contains these coding sequences:
- the LOC121980102 gene encoding protein GL2-INTERACTING REPRESSOR 1-like produces the protein MNRNRKGQKLDLKLNLALIPSRVVDEASPHGCLSSPSASSCLSAEPDLGLRSPMSPEATTSSMVLAGCPRCLMYVMLSEDDKKCPKCASTVLLDFFHAAAGGAGAGAARGSKHVDKKTRMS, from the coding sequence ATGAACCGCAACAGGAAGGGACAGAAGCTGGACCTGAAGCTGAACCTCGCGCTGATACCAAGTAGAGTGGTCGACGAAGCCTCCCCCCATGGTTGCCTTTCGTCCCCATCAGCCAGCTCTTGTCTTTCGGCGGAGCCCGATCTGGGTCTGCGTTCGCCGATGAGTCCCGAGGCGACGACGTCGTCGATGGTGCTTGCCGGCTGCCCGAGGTGCCTCATGTACGTCATGTTGTCCGAGGATGACAAGAAgtgccccaagtgtgctagcaccgtCCTTCTCGACTTCTTCCATGCTGCTGCCGGAggcgccggcgccggcgccgCCAGAGGCAGCAAGCACGTCGACAAGAAGACCCGGATGAGctga